In the Candidatus Angelobacter sp. genome, GATTGAAAACGAGCGGCGTTTCCGCCGCTTCGAAACGACGCGCCAACTGGCGGAGCTAATCGAACGACTTTTGCCTCGACGCGGCCGCCGGATACATCCGGCGACGCGTGTTTTCCAGGCACTCCGCATCGCGGTGAATGATGAACTCGGCTCTTTGCGTGACGGACTCGAATCCGCGGTGAAGATTCTGAAATCGGGCGGACGGCTGGCCGTGATTACGTTCCATTCAATCGAAGACCGTGTCGTAAAGAATTTCGGGCGCGAGCGCTCGCGCGATTATTTTGTTGCAGGTGGCGTGGACGTGCCTGAACTGCGGCAACCTGTCGCGCCGCAGTTGAAATGGGCAAGCCGGAAGCCGATCCGGCCCGATGCCAGGGCGGTCGCTGCCAATCCACGCGCGCGCAGTGCGCGACTCCGTGTGCTGGAAAAGATTTAATATGGCGCGAAACCGAAAACATGAATCCGCCGCTGTACGTTTTGGGGCAGCGCTGAAAGCGCTGCTCATCTGCCTGTTGATCGGGGGCTCGGGCGTCGGCTATGTGTGGCAGCAGAATCAGCTTCTCGAACTGGGCAGTCAGAAAATCGAGAAGGAGAAGCGCCTGATCGTGTTGCGGGCGCACAACAGCCAGTTCGCCCGACAGCTCGCGGAGCTTCAATCACCCGAATCGCTTAAGTTGCGGTTAAAAGATTTGAAGCCGGCACTCGTGATCGTGCAGCCGACACAGATCGTTCGTCTGGTGGACACGCTGGCGCCCGTTGCGAATCCAACAGAATCTCAGTACGCAAAACAGCAAACCGCCGCTTTGGCGGCCAGGTAACTTGAAACGAGAGAGACAGAGGCTCCTTTCTGCCATGATCCAGCCAGCGCAATATCGGCGGCTGGGGATGATGGCATTGTTGCTCGTCGTGGCCTTCGCCGGGCTGGGATACCGCCTTGTGGATTTGCAGATCGTCCGCCACGAAGACCTGAGCCGGCTGGCGGCCGCTCGCAGGGAAAGCACCATCATTCATCCGTCGCCGCGAGGCGACATCTTGGATGCGAAGGGAAATGTGTTGGCGACATGCCTTTTCGTCAAAACCGTGTGCGCGGACCCCAGTCTGATCGGAACCAATCAACTCGTCGTCGCGCGCACGCTGGCTCCTTTGCTCGGAATGAGCGAGGCAGATCTGGCTCAACGGCTTCAACCTCGAGTCTGGACCGACAAATCTGGAAAGGAGCACGCGGACAAATACGTCCCGCTCAAACGAAAGGTCACGCTCGACGAATGGGAAAGAATCCAGGGGGCGATGAAGAATGTCGCATCCGGGGTGGATGAAAAGAAACTGCCAAAACGGGAGCGCATATTCTATCAGAATCTTCGTCAACGCGCCATTTTCACGGAGCCGTCGGACGACCAGCTGAGAGTGTATCCCGGCGGCGCCCTGGCGTCCCACGTTTTGGGGTTTACTGCTGCCACGGACAAAGTCGTCGAGGGGGCCGTTGTGTCCGAGTTGGCGGGGCGCGACGGAATAGAAGCGTCGTTCAATTCAGCGCTCAGTGGCACGGCGGGCTGGCGGCAGACGGAGAACGACCGCCGCAGGCGGGAACTGGTCCTGTTTCGTGAGGAGGACATTGCGCCACGCCCCGGATTGAACGTCGTCCTCACTCTTGATGCAACTGTGCAGGACATCCTTGAGGCGGAACTGGCAAAGGGCATGGAGGCAAATACACCGGCCAGCATCTCCGGCATCGTCTTGCGCCCCAAGACGGGCGCCATTCTGGCCATGGCATCGCTTCCAAATTTCAATCCGAATCAGATCGATAAGAGGACGCCCATCGCCAATCTCCGCAATCGAATCGTTACGGACACATTCGAGCCGGGTTCAACCTTCAAAGCGGTCGTGGTATCAGCCGCGCTGAACGAACAGGTGGTATCGCTCAACGACGTGATTTACTGTGAGAACGGACTATTTCCATTCGCCGGGCACACTTTGCACGACGCCGGACATCATTTCGGCAATCTGACCGTCGAAGAAATCATCGCGAAATCATCCAACATCGGCGCGGCCAAAGTAGGCATGAAACTGGGCGAAACGCGCCTTTACAAATACATTCGGGATTTCGGATTTGGTTCCCGCACAGGCATCGCCCTGCCGGGCGAGGTGCGCGGCACGGTGCGCGACGTGAAGGACTGGTACAAGGTGTCGATCGCCCAGATTCCCATGGGACAGGGGATCGCCGTCACGCCGTTACAAATGGCGATGGCGATCAGCGCCATCGCCAACGGAGGACGGCTTATGCAGCCAATGCTGGTTGACCATCTTGAGGACGAACGCAAGGAGGAGGTTCTCAAATGTCAACCGCGGGTTGTCCGTCCGGTTGTCAGAGAAGAGACCGCACGGCTGATGGTCCAGGCGATGAAAAAGGTCGTGCTGCCGGGCGGCACCGCGCCCAAGGCGGCGCTGGAGCATTACACCGTGGCCGGCAAAACCGGTACGGGCCAAAAGCCCCCGTACAGTTCTCACAAGTATTTTTCTTCGTTCATCGGCTTCCTTCCGGCTGACGATCCGGAAATCTGCGTTGCGGTGTTTCTCGATGAACCGGATCTGAAACGCTATTACGGCGGTGAAACCGCGGGGCCAATTTTCAAGGCAGTTGCCGGGCGCGCGGCGGTTTACCTGGGCATCCGGCCCGACGAGCAGGCACCGTCCGTCCGTCCTCTGAAGCCGTCTCCGAATCGCGCCGAGACGATCGCTGAAACCGACGTCTCCAACACATTGACGGCAGCACAAATCCGGCGAAACTTTTGATGTGCCCATGCAGTTGAAGCGACTTGTCACGGCGCTGACGCCGATTCGCGTCGAAGGTCCACTCGATCGCGAGGTGGCGGGCATCGCTTATGATTCGCGCCGTGTGACGCCCGGAATGGTTTTTGTTGCCGTCCCGGGTCGGAAAGCAGACGGGCACGATTTTATCAGCACAGCGATTGACCGCGGCGCGATAGCGGTCATTTGCGAAAAAAATGGTTTCGTTTCCCAGCGGGCGACGAAGATCAAGGTTGCC is a window encoding:
- a CDS encoding penicillin-binding protein 2 encodes the protein MIQPAQYRRLGMMALLLVVAFAGLGYRLVDLQIVRHEDLSRLAAARRESTIIHPSPRGDILDAKGNVLATCLFVKTVCADPSLIGTNQLVVARTLAPLLGMSEADLAQRLQPRVWTDKSGKEHADKYVPLKRKVTLDEWERIQGAMKNVASGVDEKKLPKRERIFYQNLRQRAIFTEPSDDQLRVYPGGALASHVLGFTAATDKVVEGAVVSELAGRDGIEASFNSALSGTAGWRQTENDRRRRELVLFREEDIAPRPGLNVVLTLDATVQDILEAELAKGMEANTPASISGIVLRPKTGAILAMASLPNFNPNQIDKRTPIANLRNRIVTDTFEPGSTFKAVVVSAALNEQVVSLNDVIYCENGLFPFAGHTLHDAGHHFGNLTVEEIIAKSSNIGAAKVGMKLGETRLYKYIRDFGFGSRTGIALPGEVRGTVRDVKDWYKVSIAQIPMGQGIAVTPLQMAMAISAIANGGRLMQPMLVDHLEDERKEEVLKCQPRVVRPVVREETARLMVQAMKKVVLPGGTAPKAALEHYTVAGKTGTGQKPPYSSHKYFSSFIGFLPADDPEICVAVFLDEPDLKRYYGGETAGPIFKAVAGRAAVYLGIRPDEQAPSVRPLKPSPNRAETIAETDVSNTLTAAQIRRNF